The following nucleotide sequence is from Myxococcota bacterium.
GCTCCGCACGCGGCGGTGCCGGCGTGTCTGGGCCGCGTCGACGCGCTCGCGCTCGCGTTCGAGTACCGGCCGGGCGAGCCGCTGTCGCGCGCGCTCGCGCAGAGGCTCGGTGCCGATGCGAGCGCGCGCCTGCTCGAGCGCCTCGCCGACGCCGTCGCGCGCATGCACGCGCTCGGCGTCGTCCATCTCGACCTCCGCCACCGCGACAACGTGCTCTGCGATTCCGACGGGTGCCCCGTCCTCGTCGACTTCGCCTTCGCGATGTGCTTCCGGCCGGGGAGCTTCTGGTACCGCTGGTACCGACCGACCGTGCTCGTCTACGACGAGTACGCGATCGCCAAGTGGCGCGACCGCCTGCGGGAGGGAGCGCCACCGCGCCGGCGGAGCGCCTTCGGGCGGTGGCGGTCGCGGCGGCGCCGCGACCGCGGGCGCTAGTCGCTCGCGGCCGCGGGCCCGGGCTCGGCCGTCGGTGCGCGCACGCCGAGCGCCCCGACGTAGTGCCGGAACGTCTCGAGCGTGAGTCGCGCATCGTCGAGTGCGCGGTGCGGCACGGGGCCGTCGATCAGTCCGGCCGTGGTCGCCGCCTGGCGCAGCGACAGCGCGGGCACCTTCTCGCCCGCGACGAGCGACCAGGCGTAGAAGAGCGACGCCAGGTCGATCACGTGATAGTCGAACGGCGACGCGACTTCACAGGCCGCGAATGCGCGCTCGAGGAACATCACGTCCATGCGCACGTTCTGCCCGGCCGGGACGACCTTGCGAGCGTCCGGGTCGCCGGGCAGCGCGGCGCACATCGCGACGATCTCGCCGAGCGCCTGGCGCACGGGGACGGCGTCGGCCCAGAGCGCCTCGTCGTAGCCGAAGATCTCGCGGGCGCTCGCGGTCGAGCGCTCCATGCGGAAGCGGACCCGCCAGTGGCCGCACGCGAGCTCGGCCAGGCGGTAGTCCGTCAGGACGACGGCGATCTCGGTGATGTCGTGGGCGTCGGGGTCGAGGCCCCCGAACTCGCAGTCGAGCCAGGCAAAGGCGAAATCCGCCACGTCGGTCTCCGGGCGCCGGCCGCGGGCGACGGCGCTCGGCGGGGCGCGAGGCACGGGTCGACGCGCGAGGAAGGGTGGAGTGGTGCTCCCAACGGGACTCGAACCCGTGTTTGAGCCTTGAGAGGGCCCCGTCCTAGGCCGCTAGACGATGGGAGCACGCAAGAGAGGGCGGCAACCTACGGGTGACGCTCGGGGCTGTCAACGGCCGGCGCGCATTCGGCGCGGGCCCGCGCGCGCTCGGTTCCAGCGACGTCGATGCGCGCCCGCGTGAGGGGGCGCTGCCGCAGTCCGGCTCCGCGGTGACGAGGATCGTCACCCCTTCGAGCCGCGTGTTCAGCTCGGCTGCACCCGACCTACCACCGGCAACGCGCCGAGATTCCCGAGTGCTGGCTCAAGTTCGCGTCGCATCGCTGCCGATGACCTACGCCGCCTCCTGTCGCTTGGCACGAGCGTTGCTCAACGTGCCGTGTGACGGATGAACGTTGAGGGTCGCAGCCCAAGGTCGGGTCCAAGGCCCCAACCATCGAACGACAAGGTGCTTCACCCATGAAGAAGACCCTCCGCAGCCGCAAGGGCGGCTTCACGCTCATCGAGCTGATGATCGTGGTCGCCATCATCGGAATCCTCGCGGCGATCGCGATTCCGAACTTCCTCCGCTTCCAGCTCAAGTCGAAGACCTCCGAAGGCAAGGTGAACCTCGCCGCGATCCGCACGGCCGAGGAGGCGTACCTCGCCGAGTTCGGCGCGTACGTCGCCGACGTCCAGTCGCCGGCCGCCGCGCCGACGACGACCAAGCAGGCCTGGCCGAACCCGGCTCCGGTGGGCTTCGACACGATCGGCTGGGCGCCCGAGGGCGACGTGTACTTCGTGTACGCGGTCGCGATCGGTGCGGCGCCGCTGCAGTACACGGCCGACGCGATGGCCGACCTCGACGGCGACGCCGCGACGCAGATCTGGGCCTACGGCTCGGCTCCGGCGGGTGGTGCGGCGATTGCCGGCCCGCAGGGCTGCACGCCGGCACCGGCGAACTCGGTGGTCGGCTGCTCGGTCGGCGCCGGTAACTCGGTGTTCTAGTCCGACCGTCCGATTGCGAGGGGGGCCGGGCTCGCTCGGCCCCCCTCCTTCCTCCCCGCGAGCGCGCCGCGCGCCGCACCGACGAACGAACCGACGAGACGGGAACCAAGACGATGGACCGGCACAACGAGCGACGAAGCGGCTTCACCCTGATCGAGCTCATGATCGTGGTCGCGATCATCGGTCTGCTCGCCGCGATCGCGATCCCCTCGTTCCGCAACTACCAGTTCAACGCGAAGCGCACCGAAGCCTTCGCGAATCTCGCCTCCCTCGCCAAGTCCGAGGTGGCCTTCTTCTCCGAGTTCGGCGCCTACATCGGTGTCCCCGTCGCCGAGCCCGGGTTCACGCTCGGGAGCCCGCCCGGCCCGGTCAAGCGCAACGTCGCACCGGTCCAGGCCGCGTTCGGCGCGGTGGGATGGTCGCCCGACGGCGACGTCTACTACGAGTACGAGGCCGTCACGACGGGCTCGTACAACGGCGCGGACTGGGGCGGCTGCCCCTGCCCGACGTGCCTCACGCTCACGGCGTTCGGCGACGTCGACGGCAAGAACGGAGTCGGCGCCGTCATCTACGTCTCGCCCGACGCGACCGGAGCCGTGTCGTGCACGTCGGCGATCGGCGGCCTCGCGGCACCGATCGATCCCGCCACGGGCCTGCCCGTCTACAACCAGGTTCGCGCGTATCCCAAGACGCCGGGCGTCGCGGACGCGTACTGAGGAGGGAGTGGCGTCGCGCGCGACGCCGCCTCGGATCCTGCGCCAACGATTTCGGGGGGAATCGTCGTGCTGGCCACGGCCGCGAAGCTCATCGTCGCTGCCGCTCTCGTCGTCGCGACACACCAGGTCCACGAGCGGCTGCCGGCCCGGCTGCCGAGCGATCTCGGTGAGGAGTTCGTGCCGAGGCCGAGCGTCGCCAAGCTCGCCTCGCTCGGCTTCGACGCGGCGCTCGCCGACTACTACTGGCTGCGCGCAGTCCAGATCGTCGGCGGCGAGAACGGAGACGTCGGCCGCCACGCGCGCCTGATCGGGCGCATGGTCGACGTCGTCACGACCCTCGATCCGTGGGTCGACCACCCGTACCGCTTCGCCGCGGTCTGGCTCACCGACAGCCCCGAGAGCGTGCGGAAGGCGAACGACCTGCTCCGACGCGGCATCGAGCACCACCCCGACGAGTGGCGCAACCGCTTCTACCTCGGCTTCAACCTCTACTTCTACCTCGGCGAGAACGGCGCGGCGGCCGACGTGCTCGAGGAGACGATGGCGCTCGACGGCGCGCCCGCCTACCTGCCGCGTCTCGTGGCGCGGCTCCGCTCGCACGCCGACGACCTCGACACCGCCGCGCTCTTCCTGATCGAGCTCGCGAAGAACGAGCCCGACGAAGGACGCCGCGCGAACTACTACGACGCGCTCGACGAGATCGAGGTCGAACGCCGCGCACGCCGGCTCGACGACGCGCGCGCTCGCTTCCGCGAGCGCACGGGCCGCGACATCGAGCGCGTCGAAGAGCTCGTCGCCGGGCCGGACCGCGTGCTGCCGCAGCTCCCGAGCCCCGTGCCGTCGTCGGTGCCAGAGGCGCTCCGCCGCAATGCGCACTGGCGCGTCGACCGGGACCAGGATCGGATCGTCTCGACGTTCTACGAGCGCCGCTACGCGCTGTCGTTCCACGAGCGCGAGGCGAGGCGGCGAGACGAGTGGCTGGGAGAGAAGGCGCGCGGAGGGAACCGACTGTGACGCGGGAAGCGGAAGAGCACGTCGTCGTCGTCGAGAACGTGACGAAGGACGTGCGGCCCGGGCTGGGACTGCGACGGAAGCGGATCCTCCACGACGTCTCCTTCACCGTGCAGCGAGGCGAGATCTTCGGGTTCGTCGGGCCGAACGGCGCGGGGAAGACGACGACGCTCAAGGTGCTCATGGGGTTGATCCGCGCGACGAGCGGGCGCGCGCGCATCCTCGGCCACGAGGTGGGAGCGACCGCGTTCCGTCGCGAGATCGGCTTCCTGCCCGAGCACCCGACCTTCTACGACTACCTCACGGGCCGCGAGATCCTGCACTTCTACGCAAAGCTCTCCGGACTCTCCGCCGCCGAGCGCGACGCGCGCGTCGCGCTGCTGCTCGACTGGGTCGGTCTCGCGCGCGCGGCCGACGACCGGCTGCGCACGTACTCGAAGGGCATGGTGCAGCGCGTCGGCATCGCGCAGGCGCTCGTCCACGACCCGAGCGTCGTCTTCCTCGACGAGCCGATGAGCGGCCTCGACCCGATCGGTCGCAAGGAGATCCGCGACCTCGTCCTGCGCCTGCGCGAGGAGGGCAAGACCGTCTTCATGAACACGCACATCCTCTCGGACATGGAGATGGTGTGCGACCGGGTCGCGATCATCATCGGCGGCCGCATCCGCTACCAGGGCCGGATCGAGGAGTACCTGCGCACCGACGAGCACGAGGTCGACGTCGCGCTGACGGGCGTGTCGCCCGACCTCGCCGCCGCGCTCGAGGAGGCGTTCGAGGTCGAGCTGCGCGGCGTGCGCGAGCGCATCGAGCTGCGCGTGCCCGAGAAGGCGACCGAGCGGCTGCTGCGCCTCGCGATGGATGCGGGCGCTCGCATCGTCTCCGTGCAGCCCCACCGACCGTCGCTCGAGAGCGTGTTCCTCACCGCCGTGCGCGACGCCGAGCGCGGTGCGGTCGCCGCATCCGCGCTGCAGCAGGAGGAGACGCGATGAGCCCGATGCGCATCGCCACGATCGCCCACAACACGATCCGCGAAGCGGTCCGCCACAAGCTCCTCTACGCGGTGCTCGTCGTCTCGGTGCTGATGATCTTCGCGAGCGTGCTGATCTCGACGCTGTCCTACGTCGAGGGTACGCGCATCATGCAGGACTTCGGATTCGCGGCGATCCGCATCTTCAGCGCGGCGACGGCGGTGTTCATCGGGATCAACCTGCTGCACAGCGAGGTCGACCGTCGGACGATCTACACGATCCTCTCGAAGCCGATCTCGCGCGTCGAGTTCCTGCTCGGCAAGTACGCGGGCCTCGTCCTCACGACGTGGCTGATGCTCGCCGCGCTCGGAGCGATCTTCCTCGGCGTGTCGCTGCTCGCGGGCGCGCCCGTGCACGCCGGGCACGCCGCCGCGATGTGGCTCATCGCCGTGGAGCTCACGATCGTGGTCGCGATCGCGACGTTCTTCTCGTCGATCACGACCCCGATGCTCGCTGCGCTGTTCACGTCCGGCCTCTACGTCGCCGGCCATCTGACGCAGAACCTCTACCACCTCGCGATGGCCTCGGACGACGCGGGCGTGCAGCGCATGGCCGTGTGGATCTACCGCGTGCTGCCCGACCTCGAGCTCTACAACCTGACGGTGCAGGCCGTGCACGGGCTCGCGATTCCG
It contains:
- a CDS encoding ABC transporter permease, yielding MSPMRIATIAHNTIREAVRHKLLYAVLVVSVLMIFASVLISTLSYVEGTRIMQDFGFAAIRIFSAATAVFIGINLLHSEVDRRTIYTILSKPISRVEFLLGKYAGLVLTTWLMLAALGAIFLGVSLLAGAPVHAGHAAAMWLIAVELTIVVAIATFFSSITTPMLAALFTSGLYVAGHLTQNLYHLAMASDDAGVQRMAVWIYRVLPDLELYNLTVQAVHGLAIPAGEIWLPVAYAALYTAILLMAASALFARRDLR
- a CDS encoding prepilin-type N-terminal cleavage/methylation domain-containing protein: MKKTLRSRKGGFTLIELMIVVAIIGILAAIAIPNFLRFQLKSKTSEGKVNLAAIRTAEEAYLAEFGAYVADVQSPAAAPTTTKQAWPNPAPVGFDTIGWAPEGDVYFVYAVAIGAAPLQYTADAMADLDGDAATQIWAYGSAPAGGAAIAGPQGCTPAPANSVVGCSVGAGNSVF
- a CDS encoding prepilin-type N-terminal cleavage/methylation domain-containing protein, producing the protein MDRHNERRSGFTLIELMIVVAIIGLLAAIAIPSFRNYQFNAKRTEAFANLASLAKSEVAFFSEFGAYIGVPVAEPGFTLGSPPGPVKRNVAPVQAAFGAVGWSPDGDVYYEYEAVTTGSYNGADWGGCPCPTCLTLTAFGDVDGKNGVGAVIYVSPDATGAVSCTSAIGGLAAPIDPATGLPVYNQVRAYPKTPGVADAY
- a CDS encoding ABC transporter ATP-binding protein gives rise to the protein MTREAEEHVVVVENVTKDVRPGLGLRRKRILHDVSFTVQRGEIFGFVGPNGAGKTTTLKVLMGLIRATSGRARILGHEVGATAFRREIGFLPEHPTFYDYLTGREILHFYAKLSGLSAAERDARVALLLDWVGLARAADDRLRTYSKGMVQRVGIAQALVHDPSVVFLDEPMSGLDPIGRKEIRDLVLRLREEGKTVFMNTHILSDMEMVCDRVAIIIGGRIRYQGRIEEYLRTDEHEVDVALTGVSPDLAAALEEAFEVELRGVRERIELRVPEKATERLLRLAMDAGARIVSVQPHRPSLESVFLTAVRDAERGAVAASALQQEETR
- a CDS encoding exonuclease domain-containing protein, which encodes MADFAFAWLDCEFGGLDPDAHDITEIAVVLTDYRLAELACGHWRVRFRMERSTASAREIFGYDEALWADAVPVRQALGEIVAMCAALPGDPDARKVVPAGQNVRMDVMFLERAFAACEVASPFDYHVIDLASLFYAWSLVAGEKVPALSLRQAATTAGLIDGPVPHRALDDARLTLETFRHYVGALGVRAPTAEPGPAAASD